In Candidatus Latescibacterota bacterium, the following proteins share a genomic window:
- a CDS encoding carboxypeptidase-like regulatory domain-containing protein, translating to MKIRSGIVFMLLLPVLILSLSSTNAYAQSGRVAGKVTVAETGEALPYANVVLVGTKMGGMTLTDGSFLITGVPAGTYTVKV from the coding sequence ATGAAAATCCGCTCGGGCATTGTGTTTATGTTACTGCTGCCAGTTCTTATCCTGTCACTGAGCAGCACGAACGCCTATGCACAGAGCGGAAGGGTGGCCGGTAAGGTGACTGTCGCCGAGACCGGTGAAGCTCTTCCGTACGCGAACGTCGTTCTGGTCGGCACCAAGATGGGCGGTATGACACTGACAGACGGTTCGTTTCTGATCACCGGAGTGCCTGCAGGCACCTATACAGTCAAGGTC